Within Suricata suricatta isolate VVHF042 chromosome 12, meerkat_22Aug2017_6uvM2_HiC, whole genome shotgun sequence, the genomic segment gctcagggcTGGAGGGGTCTCCGGAGCTCAGGCAACAGCTGAGTAGTTTGCGGGGCAAGATTGGCCCGATACCTTTCTCTGATTTGTCTGCCAGAGGGATACCTTTCCTAACCAGTACACGGTAGCCAGGGCGCTGGGCATTTCTACATGGAGACTGGTTCTGTGGGGGAAAGGAGGTCACTGTGGGACAAGCCAGTTActtggggcggggggaaggggatCGTAGGGAAGAGGCACTCCTTGATCTTGGGGTATGGGAGTGTATCCTCTTGGGATACACTttgctgtcccccacccccctcagacTACTCAACGGCCAGACTGACCTCGTTACTCCCTGCTAAGAACTCTTAAGGGCTTCCCGTGGAACTCAGAACAAAATCTGACTCTTGCCTGTGCCCTTTGAGGCGATGCCGaccttctctcctgcttctctcccgCAACTCAGGCCTCCTCTCCTCTTTGGAGGCACTGGCCCAATCCCACAGGTCTCTCAccttctgtcccctctgcctgggactcttcccttccccagcttTCAGGTCATTGCTCAGATGTCACCAACTTGGAGAACATTCCCCACCCAAATCATCCCCTCCCATGTCTCTGGGAGTTGGCAGGGGGTAGGGGGAAGCAGGGTTCCTGCAACCCTGGGCCGGCTGAGGGCATTCACTCACCCAGAATGATGACAACGGTCTTGACCAGGCTGAGTGTGGTCTCTCGGTAGCGAGGGTGGCAGCTGACATGCTCCGCCATGCGCTGCACCCTCCGCCTCACATAGAAGAAAATTCGAGTGTAGACAGCCACCATGAGCAGGAAGACAAGCAGGCTGGACAGGGCCCAGACGGCCAGGTAGGAACGGCTGAGCAGGGGGGCCATGCGTGAGCAGCGGTCCAGGGCACAGAGGCAGTGCCAGAAGTGGGCGGGcagcagccccaggcccagcGCGGCTACCCACACTCCCACGATGAGCATGACGACGCGGCCACGGGGCAGGCGGCTGTGCAGCTGCACGGCCATCACGCTGCGGTGCCGCTCCACGGCAATGGCCAGCAGCGTGGCCACCGACGCCGTCAGGCTCGTGTCCAGCAGGCCCTGCCGCACAAACCAGCCCTCCACCGAGAGCCGGGCGGTGCGAGGGCCTGTGTGGAACATGAGGAAGAGGTAGGCCACACCAGCAAAGAGGTCGGCTGCAGCCAGGTTGCCCAGGAGGTAGTAAATGGGTTGGTGGAAGCGGCGGTTGGAGGCGATGGCCGCGATCACCAGCAGGTTGGTGAGCAGCACCAGCACGCTGACAGTGAGCCCCAGAGCCACCACAACTACATCCTTGGGCCGCCAGTGGGAGCTGAGCTCCTTGCCACTGTTGTTGTAGAAGAAGCCGATGGTCTCATTGTAGTAGCACTGGCCCATGCTGACCATctaggggcacagagggagaggtcAGTGCAGATGGCATTTGTTGCAAAGACACAGGAAGGAGCAGCGGCCAGAGGGGAGGGTCAGGACAGGAAGGGCAAGGGTCTCAAACTCAGATGCCTCAGGGTAAAGTGGCTGTGGTGGAGACCAGGGTAACCTGGAAAGGCAAGCCACAATGGTGGGCGTGGGGGGTAGGATGGGCAGGGGTTGCTTATTTACTACTAAGACACTTAGGAAGATAACTCCCAAATCAGGTgactggattttttgtttttaatctaaagCAAAatgattgcctgggtggctcagtcagttaagcaactgactttggctcagatcatgagctgatggtttgtgggttccagtcctccattggcctctgtgctgacagctcagagcctggagcctgcttctgactctgtgtctccctctctttctgcccttccccttctgatgcctctctctcgctttcccaaaacaaataaacattaaatttttttaataaaaaaaataaggaagcaaaataagccaaacaaacaaaaaaccaacaataaaTCTGCCCAAGCGCAGCAATCTGtactgggggtgggaggagggaggaacaaAGGGGGCGTGCGCTGTGAAAGTGGGCGAGGGAGGGTCTGTTTGGTGCTCGGATCGTTGCAGGGAGCAG encodes:
- the LPAR2 gene encoding lysophosphatidic acid receptor 2 → MVSMGQCYYNETIGFFYNNSGKELSSHWRPKDVVVVALGLTVSVLVLLTNLLVIAAIASNRRFHQPIYYLLGNLAAADLFAGVAYLFLMFHTGPRTARLSVEGWFVRQGLLDTSLTASVATLLAIAVERHRSVMAVQLHSRLPRGRVVMLIVGVWVAALGLGLLPAHFWHCLCALDRCSRMAPLLSRSYLAVWALSSLLVFLLMVAVYTRIFFYVRRRVQRMAEHVSCHPRYRETTLSLVKTVVIILGAFVVCWTPGQVVLLLDGLGCKSCNVLAVEKYFLLLAEANSLVNAVVYSCRDVEMRRTFRRLLCCLCLRRSTHESARYTPSSRTGASTRIMLPENGHPLMDSTL